In Bacteroides cellulosilyticus, the genomic stretch CCAGTATTCCAGATTGTCGCCCTGCAATGTCCAAGTATCCACCAGCACCCCGTCCGCATCGAAAAGGAACTGCCTGATATTATCCACATACATGGCGAGCTGTCCGGCATCGGGTCTTCCGGCATAACGGTAATTCAGCCGTACATTGTAGGGACACACCTGCGGCTCGTCAAAATCGAACGTGCAGGAGGTGCAGAACCAGAGTATGCAGCAGAGAATTACCATAACTTTCATCGTATGAAATAAATGAGTGACACACCGGCCCGTGTAGGCCCGAAATAATTCCTTTTATAATGTCCCATGCGCTCGCCGCAGCCCGCGCACCGGTATTTGTCATATTCCATGCGGGCGTAGCCGCCACCTATCACGGCCTCCACGGAGAAGCGGTCGCCCAGCACCCAGTGATAACCGTAGGTGATGCCCCCGCCATACAGGTCGCCCCGGTAAATGATGTCTTCCATGCCCGAAAAGAAGGGAATCTGCCCCACATTATAATAAGCGTAATGTCCGTGCACGCCGAAGAAATGCCCCTCGAATTTGCGGCAGGGCCAATATCGTAACTCCGGTTGTATCAGATAGAGGTTCAGTTTCATATCATTGCCGAATTTCCATGCATTGTAAGCGCCGTTCAGTACCATTGTGAAATGACGGTTGATGCCGGTTTCCACTCCTGCATTCGGGGTGGTGGTTCCCCATAACAGCAGGTCGGTGCGCAATGCCACACGTTGGGTAAAGGCAGCGGTACTCACCGTACAGAGTAACAGAATCAGCAGATAA encodes the following:
- a CDS encoding DUF3575 domain-containing protein, whose translation is MKRLYLLILLLCTVSTAAFTQRVALRTDLLLWGTTTPNAGVETGINRHFTMVLNGAYNAWKFGNDMKLNLYLIQPELRYWPCRKFEGHFFGVHGHYAYYNVGQIPFFSGMEDIIYRGDLYGGGITYGYHWVLGDRFSVEAVIGGGYARMEYDKYRCAGCGERMGHYKRNYFGPTRAGVSLIYFIR